In Candidatus Tumulicola sp., a single window of DNA contains:
- a CDS encoding TldD/PmbA family protein: protein MPVDLGTDRAALDEVLRSALAVSKADETEVLVFGSDASLTRFTHNYIHENVAENAWQLSIRAVVGKRQGVVSTTRLDPAGVADAAGRALENARLSPEDEHFPGLPSDNSPFDDIPAPYDEATASLSAQARADAVREIAGVMKPRNLHAAGYVSSRRDTFAVANSKGVSRFFQATDAGMNIKAMGDDSSGYAEGFSRRFSDLSPRKQAERAAQKAAAGAKPHVLEPGEYTVILEAPAFREFLIYLSWIGFGAQPFEQGSSFMSGKLGQLIVGSNVTIRDDFTHPLTNGVPFDAEGAPRWPVTLIGDGMAKDVVYDSYYAAKLNHDNTGHALPAPNPEGPLPLNVIVDPGERSEAELVASVQHGVLVSRTWYIRMVDQKQTIITGMTRDGLFLIEHGQIAHGLKNMRFNESILGALGRCELGREQVRSDAHVVPAAKIEGFHFSSGTEF from the coding sequence ATGCCGGTTGATCTCGGAACCGATCGCGCGGCGCTGGATGAGGTGCTTCGCAGCGCGCTCGCCGTGTCGAAGGCCGACGAGACTGAAGTGCTCGTCTTCGGCAGCGACGCTTCTCTCACGCGCTTCACGCACAACTACATCCATGAAAACGTCGCCGAAAACGCTTGGCAATTGAGCATTCGCGCCGTGGTCGGCAAGCGCCAGGGCGTCGTCTCAACCACGCGACTCGACCCAGCCGGCGTGGCGGACGCCGCCGGGAGGGCTCTGGAGAACGCTCGCTTGTCTCCGGAGGATGAGCATTTCCCAGGCTTGCCATCGGACAACAGCCCGTTCGACGATATCCCCGCGCCATACGACGAGGCGACCGCGAGCTTGAGCGCGCAAGCGCGCGCGGACGCGGTGCGCGAAATCGCAGGCGTGATGAAGCCCCGCAATCTCCATGCCGCGGGTTATGTATCCAGCCGGCGCGATACATTCGCCGTCGCGAACTCCAAAGGCGTGTCGCGCTTTTTCCAGGCGACCGACGCGGGCATGAACATCAAGGCGATGGGCGATGACTCGAGCGGCTATGCCGAGGGCTTCTCGCGGCGCTTCAGCGACCTCTCGCCGCGCAAGCAGGCCGAGCGCGCGGCGCAGAAGGCGGCCGCGGGCGCGAAACCACACGTGCTCGAGCCCGGCGAGTACACCGTGATCCTCGAAGCGCCGGCTTTTCGAGAATTCCTCATCTATCTATCGTGGATCGGCTTCGGCGCGCAGCCATTCGAGCAAGGCTCCTCGTTCATGAGCGGCAAGCTCGGTCAGCTTATCGTCGGCAGCAACGTCACCATCCGCGACGACTTCACCCACCCGCTGACGAACGGCGTGCCGTTTGACGCCGAGGGCGCGCCGCGCTGGCCCGTGACGTTGATCGGCGACGGAATGGCCAAAGACGTGGTCTATGACTCGTACTACGCGGCGAAACTGAACCATGACAACACCGGGCACGCACTGCCTGCGCCCAACCCCGAAGGGCCGCTGCCCTTGAACGTCATCGTCGACCCGGGCGAGAGATCGGAGGCAGAATTGGTCGCAAGCGTGCAGCACGGCGTGCTCGTCTCGCGTACTTGGTACATCCGGATGGTCGACCAAAAGCAGACGATCATCACCGGGATGACCCGAGACGGCCTATTCTTGATCGAGCACGGGCAGATCGCGCACGGCCTCAAGAACATGCGCTTCAACGAGTCCATCCTCGGCGCGCTCGGCCGCTGTGAACTCGGCCGCGAACAAGTGCGTTCGGATGCTCACGTCGTGCCGGCCGCGAAGATCGAAGGCTTCCACTTCTCCAGCG